The following are from one region of the Prochlorococcus marinus str. SB genome:
- the atpA gene encoding F0F1 ATP synthase subunit alpha yields the protein MVSIRPDEISSILKQQITDYDQSVSVSNVGTVLQIGDGIARIYGLDQVMAGELLEFEDGTEGIALNLEDDNVGAVLMGEALGVQEGSNVKSTGKIASVPVGEAMQGRVVNPLGQPIDGKGEIPTSDTRLIEEMAPGIIKRRSVHEPMQTGITSIDAMIPVGRGQRELIIGDRQTGKSAIAIDTIINQKGQDVVCVYVAIGQKSASVANIVEVLRERGALDYTVVVSAGASEPAALQYLAPYTGAAIAEHFMYQGKATLVIYDDLTKQAQAYRQMSLLLKRPPGREAYPGDVFYLHSRLLERAAKLSDAMGGGSMTALPIIETQAGDVSAYIPTNVISITDGQIFLSADLFNSGLRPAINVGISVSRVGGAAQTKAIKKIAGTLKLELAQFDELAAFSQFASDLDEATQQQLERGKRLRELLKQPQFSPLNLAEQVAVVYAGVKGLIDEVPVEDVTKFATELREYLKLNKSEFIEEILKEKKLNDGLEATLKEVINEVKSSMLATV from the coding sequence ATGGTATCTATACGCCCTGATGAAATCAGTTCAATCTTAAAACAACAAATAACTGATTATGACCAATCTGTAAGTGTTAGCAATGTAGGAACTGTTCTGCAAATCGGTGATGGCATTGCAAGAATATATGGCTTAGATCAGGTCATGGCAGGTGAGTTATTGGAATTTGAAGATGGTACCGAAGGTATAGCTTTAAATCTTGAAGATGATAATGTCGGAGCCGTTTTGATGGGAGAGGCACTTGGTGTCCAAGAAGGAAGTAACGTTAAGTCCACAGGTAAAATCGCATCTGTTCCAGTTGGTGAAGCAATGCAGGGGAGAGTTGTTAATCCTCTAGGACAACCGATAGATGGGAAAGGGGAAATTCCTACTAGTGATACTAGATTGATTGAAGAAATGGCTCCTGGAATAATCAAGAGAAGATCAGTGCATGAACCAATGCAAACAGGTATTACATCTATTGATGCAATGATTCCTGTTGGAAGAGGTCAAAGAGAATTAATTATTGGTGATAGACAAACTGGAAAATCTGCTATTGCTATCGATACGATTATCAACCAAAAAGGCCAAGACGTAGTTTGCGTTTACGTAGCTATTGGTCAGAAGTCAGCATCAGTAGCAAACATCGTAGAGGTATTAAGAGAGAGAGGAGCATTAGATTATACAGTCGTAGTTAGTGCAGGAGCTTCAGAACCTGCTGCTTTACAGTACTTAGCACCTTATACCGGTGCAGCAATTGCTGAACATTTTATGTATCAGGGTAAAGCAACACTTGTTATCTATGATGATTTAACAAAACAAGCTCAGGCTTATAGACAAATGTCTCTTCTTTTAAAAAGACCACCAGGAAGAGAAGCTTATCCTGGAGATGTGTTTTATTTACATAGTAGATTACTAGAAAGAGCAGCAAAACTTTCTGATGCTATGGGAGGAGGCTCTATGACAGCTCTTCCAATTATAGAAACTCAGGCAGGAGACGTTTCGGCTTACATCCCAACTAATGTTATTTCAATTACAGATGGACAAATATTCTTGAGTGCAGATTTATTTAACTCAGGATTAAGACCCGCTATTAATGTAGGTATTTCTGTTAGCCGTGTTGGAGGTGCCGCTCAGACAAAAGCAATTAAAAAAATTGCAGGAACTTTAAAATTAGAACTCGCACAGTTTGATGAATTAGCTGCTTTTTCTCAATTTGCATCTGATCTTGATGAAGCAACTCAGCAACAACTTGAAAGAGGTAAAAGACTAAGAGAGTTATTAAAGCAACCTCAATTCTCCCCACTTAACCTTGCAGAACAAGTTGCGGTAGTTTACGCAGGAGTTAAAGGTCTTATTGATGAGGTGCCTGTTGAAGATGTTACTAAATTTGCAACTGAACTTAGGGAATACCTAAAGTTAAATAAATCAGAATTTATAGAAGAAATTCTTAAAGAAAAGAAATTAAATGATGGATTAGAAGCGACACTAAAAGAGGTGATAAATGAAGTTAAATCATCAATGCTTGCCACAGTTTAA
- a CDS encoding cytochrome c biogenesis protein ResB, with protein sequence MIIFKNLILKISSLRFAISLIIFIAIASGIGTFIPQGSNNKFYINNFDSAPIFGFLDGEKVLKLQLDHIYTSFWFLFTLILLCISLAACSFRRQIPSLKASLKWIEYNSEKKFSKLQLTTSYPINQDGEHIAKVDLLLKKKGWKTYKFHSHISARKGLIGKIGPLVVHIGLIVLLIGSAYGSFTSQSKEQYLLPGETLDLVNESTNSKANVKLVDFSIERESDGVPKQFISKLNFSSEDLNLNEIKTTKVNHPIRFKGLTIYQADWAISNVVLEIDNILYQLQLKEIPEIGNQVWGVLVELGSETKKNFLLTIDNENGPLKISNIENFSGNNLFINGDPLEVNSSKVSLKKIIPSSGLIIKNDPSIPFIYFSFILIIFGTIISLIPTNQLWILVNKESKKLSIGGLSNKNLVGFKKEFFKLSDEIKNF encoded by the coding sequence ATGATTATTTTTAAGAATCTTATTTTAAAAATATCAAGTTTAAGATTCGCTATATCGCTGATAATCTTCATTGCTATTGCAAGTGGAATAGGTACTTTTATACCTCAAGGTAGTAATAATAAATTCTATATTAATAATTTCGATAGTGCTCCCATTTTTGGATTTTTAGATGGAGAAAAAGTCTTAAAACTTCAATTGGATCATATATATACAAGCTTTTGGTTTTTATTTACATTAATTCTTCTTTGCATTTCTCTTGCAGCTTGTAGTTTCAGGAGGCAAATTCCTTCATTAAAAGCTTCATTAAAATGGATTGAATATAATAGCGAAAAAAAATTTAGCAAACTGCAACTAACTACAAGTTATCCAATCAATCAAGATGGAGAACATATAGCAAAAGTAGATTTATTACTTAAAAAAAAAGGATGGAAAACATACAAATTTCATAGTCATATTTCTGCAAGAAAGGGTTTAATTGGAAAAATCGGTCCTTTAGTTGTACATATCGGATTAATAGTCTTACTTATAGGTTCAGCATATGGAAGTTTTACAAGTCAATCAAAAGAACAATATTTACTGCCTGGAGAAACTTTAGATCTTGTCAATGAGAGCACAAACTCAAAAGCGAATGTAAAATTAGTCGATTTTTCTATAGAACGTGAAAGTGATGGTGTGCCAAAACAGTTTATTTCAAAATTAAATTTTTCTTCTGAAGATCTTAATTTAAATGAAATAAAAACAACCAAAGTTAATCACCCAATCAGGTTTAAAGGATTAACTATTTATCAAGCAGATTGGGCAATATCAAATGTTGTTTTAGAAATAGATAATATCCTTTATCAATTACAATTAAAGGAGATTCCAGAAATCGGTAATCAAGTTTGGGGAGTTTTAGTTGAACTAGGATCGGAGACTAAAAAAAATTTCCTTTTAACAATAGATAATGAAAATGGTCCACTTAAAATTTCGAATATAGAAAATTTTTCCGGGAATAATCTCTTTATCAATGGCGATCCTTTAGAAGTTAACTCTTCAAAAGTATCTCTGAAAAAAATAATCCCCAGCAGTGGATTAATAATTAAAAATGATCCGTCTATACCATTTATTTATTTTTCTTTTATCTTAATAATTTTTGGAACAATAATAAGTCTTATACCAACTAACCAATTATGGATTCTGGTAAATAAAGAATCAAAAAAGTTATCTATTGGAGGCCTTAGTAATAAAAATCTAGTTGGTTTTAAAAAAGAATTTTTTAAGTTATCAGATGAAATAAAAAATTTTTAA
- a CDS encoding F0F1 ATP synthase subunit B', producing the protein MLAFNFFGATEGGLFDINATLPLMAIQVVALTYILNSLFFKPVGKVVEKREKFVSNNIIEAKNKLSEVKKLEADLLTQLQSARTEAQRIVSEAENESDKLYKEALELANNEANASKEKARLEIESQTSAARDQLSKQADDLSELIVNRLILEK; encoded by the coding sequence ATGTTGGCCTTTAATTTTTTTGGTGCTACAGAAGGTGGATTATTCGATATAAATGCCACTTTGCCACTAATGGCAATACAAGTAGTTGCGCTTACTTACATATTAAATTCTCTCTTTTTTAAGCCTGTTGGCAAAGTTGTAGAAAAAAGAGAAAAGTTTGTAAGTAATAATATTATTGAGGCCAAAAATAAACTTTCTGAGGTTAAAAAATTAGAAGCTGATTTATTAACCCAGCTTCAAAGTGCTCGTACAGAAGCCCAAAGAATTGTGAGCGAAGCTGAAAATGAGTCTGACAAGCTTTATAAAGAAGCACTAGAACTTGCTAATAACGAAGCAAATGCTTCAAAAGAAAAGGCAAGACTAGAAATTGAAAGTCAAACGTCCGCTGCTCGTGATCAACTTTCTAAACAGGCTGATGATCTAAGCGAACTTATTGTTAATAGATTGATTCTAGAAAAATGA
- a CDS encoding FtsW/RodA/SpoVE family cell cycle protein yields MEISQEKIKYKRISKRKKTFSSNYKKNFSNLTESIFPLPWSIWPYEAKILIVIIGIWSILGICILGSSSWWVASREMGNWAYFLKKQIIWTIPGIGLFYFVLNTDIRNLLKFSRIIFYILFFLILLTNLTGITVNGSSRWLVLGNLRLQPSELIKPFLILEASNLFAHWNLVKNDKKLISIITFGLLIFLILKQPNLSTASLTGILLWVMGLCGEVKLSSLCSFASMGLITGCISILNNEYQKLRVTSFINPWKDQQENGFQLVQSLLAIGSGGLFGQGFGLSIQKLQYLPFMYTDFIFAIFAEEFGLLGCTLFLGFLALFSYVSLRISLKCRNNYTKLVAMGCGVLLTGQSIMHIAVATGSMPTTGLPLPFISYGGNSLIASFFIAGMLVRCSLESTGFIGMISTRKTLN; encoded by the coding sequence TTGGAGATAAGTCAAGAAAAAATAAAATATAAAAGAATTTCTAAAAGAAAAAAAACCTTTAGTTCTAATTACAAAAAAAATTTCAGCAATTTAACAGAGTCTATATTTCCCTTACCTTGGTCGATATGGCCTTATGAAGCAAAAATCCTCATTGTCATCATTGGCATTTGGTCAATATTAGGAATATGCATACTAGGATCATCAAGTTGGTGGGTGGCTAGTAGGGAAATGGGAAATTGGGCTTACTTCTTGAAAAAACAAATCATTTGGACAATTCCCGGAATTGGTTTATTTTATTTCGTACTTAATACAGACATTAGAAATCTTTTAAAGTTTTCAAGAATTATTTTTTATATTTTATTCTTTTTGATTTTACTTACCAATCTTACTGGAATTACAGTTAATGGATCTTCAAGATGGCTAGTGCTTGGCAATTTACGTCTCCAGCCATCTGAATTAATTAAACCTTTTTTAATTCTAGAAGCTTCTAATCTTTTCGCACATTGGAATCTAGTAAAGAATGATAAAAAATTAATTTCAATTATAACCTTTGGTTTATTAATTTTTTTAATACTTAAACAGCCTAATTTAAGTACTGCATCATTAACTGGAATTCTTCTTTGGGTAATGGGTTTATGTGGAGAAGTAAAACTTAGCTCTCTTTGCTCATTTGCTTCAATGGGATTAATTACTGGATGTATCAGCATCCTTAATAACGAATATCAAAAACTGAGAGTTACTTCATTTATAAATCCTTGGAAAGATCAACAAGAAAATGGATTTCAATTGGTTCAAAGTTTATTAGCTATAGGTTCAGGTGGTCTATTTGGTCAAGGTTTTGGACTGTCGATACAAAAATTACAATATCTGCCGTTCATGTATACAGATTTTATTTTTGCAATTTTTGCGGAAGAATTTGGTTTATTGGGGTGTACTTTATTCTTAGGATTTTTAGCATTATTCTCTTATGTAAGCCTAAGAATTAGTCTTAAGTGCAGGAACAATTATACAAAATTAGTTGCTATGGGATGTGGTGTGTTGTTGACAGGTCAATCAATAATGCATATTGCTGTAGCAACAGGTTCAATGCCTACTACAGGGTTACCACTACCTTTCATTAGTTATGGTGGCAATTCATTAATAGCGTCTTTTTTTATTGCAGGGATGCTAGTTAGATGTTCATTAGAGTCAACAGGATTCATTGGAATGATTAGTACACGAAAGACTCTTAATTAG
- the atpB gene encoding F0F1 ATP synthase subunit A has translation MFFNSLLTNFAALEVGQHLYWQIGNIRLHGQVFLTSWILLGALLVFISLGTKKMENDPKGLQNLLEFLWDYIRDLARTQIGEKVYRDWMPFIGTLFLFVFVSNWGGALIPWRLIKLPSGELGAPTADINTTIALALLVSLSYFYAGLSNKGWRYFEYYVHPTPIMLPFKILEDFTKPLSLSFRLFGNILADELVVGVLVFLVPLILPIPVMFLGLFTSAIQALIFATLAAYYIGEAVEEHH, from the coding sequence ATGTTTTTTAATTCCTTGCTAACAAATTTTGCAGCATTAGAAGTTGGTCAACATCTTTATTGGCAAATTGGAAATATCAGACTTCATGGGCAGGTATTTTTAACATCTTGGATTTTATTAGGAGCGTTATTAGTTTTTATTTCTTTAGGAACTAAAAAAATGGAAAATGATCCTAAAGGCCTTCAAAATCTGCTTGAGTTCCTCTGGGATTACATAAGAGATCTTGCTAGGACGCAAATAGGTGAAAAAGTTTATAGAGATTGGATGCCATTTATAGGGACTTTATTTTTATTCGTCTTTGTTAGTAATTGGGGAGGGGCTTTAATTCCTTGGAGATTGATTAAGTTACCAAGTGGAGAATTAGGAGCACCTACTGCAGATATCAATACAACTATAGCCTTGGCTTTACTGGTTTCACTTTCTTATTTCTATGCAGGTTTAAGCAATAAGGGTTGGAGATACTTCGAATACTATGTTCACCCAACTCCGATTATGCTTCCTTTCAAAATTCTAGAGGACTTTACGAAACCATTATCACTTTCTTTCAGGCTATTTGGAAATATTTTGGCTGATGAACTTGTTGTTGGAGTTCTAGTCTTTTTAGTTCCGCTAATTCTCCCAATACCTGTTATGTTCCTAGGATTATTTACTAGTGCAATTCAGGCATTGATTTTTGCAACTTTAGCAGCTTACTACATTGGAGAAGCTGTTGAAGAACATCATTAG
- the atpE gene encoding ATP synthase F0 subunit C gives MDSITSAASVVAAGLAVGLGAIGPGLGQGNAAQGAVEGIARQPEAEGKIRGTLLLSFAFMESLTIYGLVVALVLLFANPFS, from the coding sequence ATGGATTCGATTACTTCCGCTGCATCAGTTGTAGCTGCTGGTTTAGCAGTTGGTCTAGGTGCTATTGGCCCAGGTCTTGGACAAGGTAACGCAGCTCAAGGTGCTGTTGAGGGTATTGCCCGTCAGCCAGAAGCTGAAGGTAAAATCAGAGGAACTCTTCTTTTGTCTTTCGCTTTCATGGAGTCATTAACAATTTACGGATTAGTTGTGGCTTTGGTACTACTTTTTGCGAATCCTTTTTCCTAA
- a CDS encoding cytochrome c biogenesis protein CcdA, with protein sequence MQNGLNSPGPFTIFLVFSAGLLTSLGPCSLSLLPVTIAYIGGTEKNKFKIISFSGGVVFSLVALGAASGFLGKIYGQIPSYYTSFVALLAIIMGLNLLGILKFQFPNGPDIKIIEDKIPTFIAPFAIGTTFGLASSPCITPVLATLLAWVSQAKNPIISIIFLFFFGIGQVTPLIIAGATAENLKQFLALRKFSQIIPTLSGIFLVSLGLLNLFSNWI encoded by the coding sequence ATGCAGAATGGTCTTAATAGTCCTGGTCCATTTACTATATTTTTGGTTTTCAGCGCAGGACTTTTAACAAGTCTTGGGCCATGTTCATTATCATTACTGCCAGTGACTATTGCTTATATAGGCGGAACAGAGAAAAATAAATTTAAAATTATTAGTTTTTCAGGAGGTGTAGTTTTTTCGCTTGTTGCACTGGGGGCTGCGAGTGGATTCTTAGGTAAAATATATGGGCAAATTCCATCTTATTACACTTCATTTGTTGCCTTATTAGCAATAATAATGGGTTTAAATTTATTAGGAATTCTAAAGTTTCAATTTCCGAATGGACCTGATATAAAAATAATTGAAGATAAAATACCAACATTTATAGCACCTTTTGCCATAGGGACTACTTTTGGACTAGCTTCTTCACCTTGCATTACTCCAGTTTTGGCAACTCTTTTGGCTTGGGTATCGCAAGCTAAAAACCCGATAATATCTATTATTTTTTTATTTTTCTTTGGGATAGGCCAAGTAACTCCATTAATCATTGCAGGAGCAACTGCAGAAAACTTAAAGCAATTTTTAGCTCTTAGAAAATTTAGTCAAATAATTCCGACTTTAAGTGGGATATTTTTAGTTTCCCTAGGGCTATTAAATTTATTTTCAAATTGGATTTAA
- the atpH gene encoding ATP synthase F1 subunit delta → MPLLNSVTTPYAEALLQVVNENSQTEEMVSEVKQLLELINDSPELEKTLSSPILETDAKKKIIIEIFSNKVNSSLLNFLKLLADRQRIGILTSILDRFLEIYRENSNIALATVTSAVELTDEQKGLITKKIINIAGTEKLELVTKIDPSLIGGFVASVGSKVIDASLASQIRKLGLSLSK, encoded by the coding sequence ATGCCACTTTTAAATTCAGTTACTACACCATACGCAGAGGCATTACTTCAAGTTGTAAATGAAAATTCTCAAACTGAAGAGATGGTTTCTGAGGTTAAACAACTTTTGGAATTAATAAATGATTCCCCTGAATTGGAGAAGACATTATCCTCTCCTATTTTAGAGACAGATGCTAAGAAGAAAATCATTATTGAAATTTTTTCAAATAAGGTTAATTCTTCTTTACTGAATTTCTTAAAATTATTGGCCGATAGGCAAAGAATTGGAATCCTCACTTCAATTCTTGATAGGTTTTTAGAGATTTACCGAGAAAATAGTAATATTGCTTTGGCAACTGTTACTTCTGCAGTCGAGCTTACTGATGAACAGAAAGGTTTAATTACCAAAAAGATCATCAATATTGCTGGAACAGAAAAATTAGAACTTGTAACTAAAATCGACCCATCTCTTATTGGTGGTTTCGTCGCCAGTGTAGGATCAAAAGTAATTGATGCTTCCCTTGCTTCACAAATTAGAAAACTTGGCTTGTCCCTTTCCAAGTAA
- a CDS encoding P-II family nitrogen regulator has product MKKIEAIIRPFKLEDVKIALVNSGIVGMTVSEVRGFGRQKGQVERYRGSEFTVEFLQKLKVEVVVEDEKVNSVLDAIAQAAKTGEIGDGKIFITSIDSVVRIRTGDKDEEAL; this is encoded by the coding sequence ATGAAGAAAATTGAAGCAATCATACGTCCATTTAAGCTGGAGGATGTAAAAATTGCATTAGTAAACTCTGGTATTGTTGGAATGACAGTAAGTGAAGTCAGAGGTTTTGGAAGACAAAAAGGACAAGTTGAAAGATATAGAGGTTCAGAATTTACTGTTGAATTCCTGCAGAAACTTAAAGTAGAGGTTGTTGTGGAAGATGAAAAGGTTAATTCAGTCCTAGATGCGATTGCTCAAGCAGCAAAAACTGGAGAGATAGGCGACGGAAAAATATTCATCACATCAATTGATTCTGTTGTAAGAATTAGAACTGGCGACAAAGACGAAGAAGCTCTTTAA
- a CDS encoding TlyA family RNA methyltransferase, with product MIKKSRLDLYLLKSGLCETRQKAQGLILAGKVRDINGKVWDKPGQQVIIGSEFFIDSEPMFVSRGGEKLMEAFNKLEIKVKDKICIDAGISTGGFTDCLLQQGAKLVYGIDVGYGQTAWKIRNNPKVILFERTNIRNLKPNDLLSRSNELPNFAVADLSFISLKLVFKSIGNLLKGDCIEGIFLIKPQFEVGKDKVSKGGVVRNPKFHTEAIESVIYAANNFQWNIKNLIASPLVGPAGNHEYLAWMTLGSQSNKRINSEYIQNLVKETL from the coding sequence ATGATTAAAAAAAGTAGATTAGACCTTTATCTTCTAAAAAGTGGTTTATGTGAAACTCGTCAAAAAGCCCAAGGTTTAATTCTTGCTGGCAAGGTAAGAGATATTAATGGAAAAGTATGGGATAAACCTGGACAACAAGTAATAATTGGATCTGAATTTTTTATTGATTCCGAACCTATGTTTGTTTCAAGGGGTGGCGAAAAATTAATGGAGGCATTTAATAAACTTGAAATTAAAGTAAAAGATAAAATATGTATTGACGCAGGAATCTCTACCGGGGGATTTACTGATTGCTTATTGCAACAAGGAGCAAAGTTAGTTTATGGGATAGATGTTGGTTATGGGCAGACTGCATGGAAGATTAGAAATAACCCAAAAGTCATACTTTTTGAACGAACTAATATTCGAAATTTAAAACCTAATGATCTTTTATCTAGAAGTAATGAATTACCAAATTTTGCGGTTGCTGATTTGTCTTTTATTTCATTAAAATTAGTTTTTAAATCAATTGGTAATTTATTAAAAGGTGATTGTATTGAGGGAATATTTTTAATTAAACCCCAATTTGAGGTGGGTAAAGATAAAGTCAGTAAAGGAGGCGTTGTTCGCAATCCTAAATTCCATACTGAAGCTATAGAGTCTGTAATTTATGCTGCTAACAATTTCCAATGGAATATAAAGAATTTGATAGCTTCTCCTCTAGTAGGTCCTGCTGGAAATCATGAATATTTAGCTTGGATGACCTTAGGAAGTCAATCAAATAAAAGGATTAATAGTGAATATATACAAAATTTAGTAAAAGAAACTCTTTGA
- a CDS encoding F0F1 ATP synthase subunit gamma, giving the protein MANLKEIRDRIVSVKNTRKITEAMRLVAAAKVRRAQDQVLKSRPFADKLARVLENIQSRVQFEAVDSPLLSKREVKSITLVCITADRGLCGGYNTNIIKKVEIRYAELVKQGYQPNLILVGKKAIGYFQNRKDKYVIKSSFKELEQVPTVKDSEGITNEILAEFLSENSDRVEIIYTKFITLVSCAPVVQTLLPLDPQGIAEENDEIFRLTTKDSKLLVEKSNMEKSDSEKLPSDIVFEQSPDQLLDSLLPLYLQNQVLRALQESAASELACRMTAMNNASDNAKELASTLNLTYNKARQAAITQEILEVVGGSAV; this is encoded by the coding sequence ATGGCAAATCTTAAAGAGATTAGAGATCGAATCGTTTCCGTTAAAAATACAAGGAAAATAACGGAGGCCATGAGACTTGTTGCAGCTGCAAAAGTTAGGAGAGCTCAAGATCAAGTTCTTAAGAGTAGACCTTTTGCAGATAAACTTGCACGGGTCTTAGAAAATATCCAATCTAGAGTTCAATTTGAGGCTGTCGACTCTCCTCTATTATCCAAGAGAGAAGTAAAAAGCATCACTTTGGTTTGCATAACTGCAGATAGAGGTTTATGCGGTGGTTACAATACAAATATAATAAAAAAGGTAGAAATAAGATACGCAGAATTAGTCAAACAAGGGTATCAGCCAAATTTAATTTTGGTAGGGAAAAAGGCTATTGGATATTTTCAAAATAGAAAGGATAAATATGTAATTAAAAGTTCTTTCAAAGAACTAGAACAGGTACCCACAGTCAAGGACTCTGAAGGAATAACAAATGAAATTTTAGCTGAATTTCTCTCAGAAAATTCTGATAGGGTGGAAATTATTTACACGAAATTTATCACTCTAGTCAGCTGCGCTCCTGTCGTCCAAACACTATTGCCACTTGACCCTCAAGGAATTGCTGAGGAAAACGATGAAATTTTTAGGTTGACTACAAAAGATAGTAAGTTACTTGTTGAAAAATCAAATATGGAAAAAAGTGATTCAGAGAAGTTGCCATCAGATATTGTTTTTGAACAAAGTCCTGATCAACTATTAGATTCCTTATTACCATTATATTTACAGAATCAGGTACTAAGAGCTCTTCAAGAGTCGGCAGCTTCAGAACTTGCTTGCAGGATGACTGCTATGAATAATGCGAGTGATAATGCTAAAGAATTAGCAAGTACTTTAAATCTAACCTATAACAAAGCTAGGCAAGCAGCTATTACTCAAGAAATATTAGAGGTTGTAGGAGGTTCTGCAGTTTAG
- the queF gene encoding preQ(1) synthase, with product MSTAKLEDTTQRPLYGERIIEESKIICFDNPNKKRIYEISIQLPEFTCKCPFSGYPDFAKLNIIYQPNLKVYELKSLKLYINNFRDIKISHEEVVNRIMDDLVNEGSPHWIHLNAAFNPRGNVSMQLDIFSGQKRN from the coding sequence ATGAGTACAGCTAAATTAGAAGATACAACTCAAAGACCGCTATATGGTGAAAGAATTATTGAAGAATCAAAAATAATTTGTTTCGATAATCCAAACAAGAAAAGAATTTATGAAATTTCTATTCAGTTGCCTGAATTTACATGTAAGTGCCCCTTTTCTGGTTATCCAGATTTTGCAAAGCTAAATATTATTTATCAACCTAATTTGAAAGTTTATGAGTTGAAGTCTTTAAAGCTTTATATTAATAATTTTAGGGATATAAAAATATCACATGAGGAAGTTGTGAATAGAATTATGGATGATTTAGTGAATGAAGGTTCACCTCACTGGATACATTTAAATGCTGCATTTAACCCAAGAGGGAATGTTTCTATGCAGTTAGATATTTTTAGTGGGCAGAAAAGAAATTAA
- a CDS encoding ATP synthase, translating into MFTSVDSNRKKLEHPSNENVQFPQSLNNSIIKESKSGIANQIDHLLSQNDEYTKLQLTIFGITFIVSILLASITGIFLGFTFGFSIFIGAIAGIFYLRLLAKSIGKLGKESSGVSKLQLLVPVCLFIFASKLGYLDIFPAMIGFFIYKPSLILYFSRS; encoded by the coding sequence ATGTTCACATCAGTGGACTCAAATAGAAAAAAACTTGAGCATCCTTCTAATGAGAATGTTCAATTTCCTCAATCCCTGAATAATTCGATCATTAAAGAAAGTAAATCTGGCATTGCCAATCAAATAGATCATTTGCTTTCCCAAAATGATGAATACACAAAATTGCAATTAACAATTTTTGGAATTACTTTTATTGTTTCAATTTTATTAGCATCAATAACAGGAATTTTTCTAGGCTTTACTTTTGGTTTTAGTATTTTTATAGGTGCAATTGCCGGAATTTTTTACCTTCGTTTGCTTGCCAAAAGTATAGGGAAACTTGGTAAAGAATCATCAGGTGTATCAAAATTGCAACTATTAGTTCCAGTTTGTCTCTTTATTTTTGCGAGCAAGCTAGGATATTTGGATATTTTTCCTGCAATGATAGGTTTTTTTATTTATAAGCCTTCACTCATTCTTTATTTTTCACGTTCTTAA
- a CDS encoding F0F1 ATP synthase subunit B: protein MNLTLLATEGFGLNFNLFETNILNWAVVVFGLYKFLPGFLGKMLQKRREGILLELKDAEDRLLNATQALEKANKDLSLAEEKASQIKADSIKRSESIRMESEKKAIEEMARIKQSAISDESSEASRAISQLRKEAVELAIKKALESLPNRLDKTTQENLVTQSINNIEVN from the coding sequence ATGAATTTAACTCTTTTAGCTACAGAAGGTTTTGGATTGAACTTCAATTTATTCGAAACTAATATCCTTAATTGGGCTGTAGTGGTTTTCGGTCTTTATAAATTTTTGCCTGGTTTCTTAGGTAAAATGCTTCAAAAAAGGAGAGAAGGAATCCTTCTTGAATTAAAAGATGCTGAAGATCGACTTCTAAATGCAACTCAAGCTTTAGAAAAGGCGAATAAAGATTTATCTTTAGCAGAAGAAAAAGCTTCTCAAATAAAAGCAGATTCTATTAAAAGATCTGAATCAATCAGAATGGAAAGTGAGAAAAAAGCAATAGAGGAGATGGCACGAATTAAACAAAGTGCAATTTCTGATGAGAGCTCTGAAGCATCTAGAGCAATTTCTCAACTACGAAAAGAAGCTGTTGAACTGGCAATTAAGAAAGCTTTAGAATCTCTCCCAAATCGACTTGATAAAACAACTCAAGAAAATTTGGTAACTCAATCAATTAACAATATTGAGGTGAACTAA